One Augochlora pura isolate Apur16 chromosome 10, APUR_v2.2.1, whole genome shotgun sequence DNA window includes the following coding sequences:
- the LOC144476598 gene encoding transketolase-like protein 2 isoform X1, which produces MANYHKPESKTIQELKDIATKLRIHSIEATQASKSGHPTSCSSMAEIMSVLFFHTMRYKVSAPRDPSSDRFVLSKGHAAPILYAAWAEAGLFPASELGNLRKIDSDLEGHPTPRLNFVDVGTGSLGQGLSVAAGMAYVGKNFDKSNYRVYCLIGDGESAEGSIWEALHFCSYYKLDNLCAIFDINRLGQSEPTSLQHNMEIYRKRLEAFGFNALVVDGHDVEELAKAFHEAQNTKGRPTAILAKTFKGKYFPNIEDLENWHGKPLGTNANEVIQHLNGMLKNPGPLALHPQKPLVDDAPAVNISNIKLASPPSYKLGEQVATRLAYGTALAKLAKNNSRVIALDGDTKNSTYAEKIKTVDPTKFIECFIAEQNLVGVATGAACRDRTVTFVSAFATFFTRAFDQIRMGAISQTNVNFVGSHCGVSIGEDGPSQMGLEDIAMFRTIPNSTVFYPSDAVSTERAIELAANTKGICFIRTSRPATAILYKNEEPFAAGKGKVVKSSAKDQVLLVGAGVTLHEALKAADELSKVGINARVIDPFTIKPLDAQLIVKNAKEVGGKIVTVEDHYPEGGLGDAVLSAVALERNVVVKKLAVPEVPRSGPPAVLLEKYGISASKIVAAVNEVLKL; this is translated from the exons ATGGCCAACTATCACAAACCGGAATCGAAAACCATTCAAGAATTGAAGGATATTGCGACAAAgttaagaattcattcgatcgAAGCGACGCAAGCCAGTAAATCCGG TCACCCGACATCATGTTCGTCAATGGCAGAAATAATGTCCGTTTTATTCTTTCACACGATGCGTTACAAAGTGTCGGCACCACGCGATCCGAGCAGCGACCGATTCGTTCTGAGCAAAGGTCATGCAGCTCCTATCCTTTACGCAG CATGGGCTGAAGCTGGTCTTTTCCCAGCGAGCGAGTTGGGCAATTTAAGGAAAATTGACAGTGATTTGGAGGGGCACCCGACTCCAAGACTAAACTTCGTCGATGTGGGAACTGGTTCTTTGGGCCAAGGTCTTTCCGTGGCGGCAGGAATGGCCTATGTTGGAAAGAATTTCGATAAATCCAATTATCG CGTGTACTGTTTAATCGGTGATGGCGAATCGGCGGAAGGTTCGATTTGGGAGGCTCTTCATTTTTGTTCCTACTACAAGTTGGACAATCTCTGTGCCATTTTCGATATAAATCGTTTAGGTCAGAGCGAACCTACATCTCTTCAGCACAACATGGAAATTTACCGCAAGAGGCTCGAAGCTTTTGGATTTAATGCTTTGGTTGTTGACGGTCATGACGTTGAAGAATTAGCTAAG GCTTTCCACGAAGCACAAAACACAAAAGGACGTCCTACTGCTATTCTAGCAAAAACATTCAAGGGAAAATATTTCCCCAACATCGAAGACCTTGAGAATTGGCATGGCAAACCACTTGGGACTAACGCTAACGAAGTTATTCAa CACTTAAATGGAATGTTGAAGAATCCTGGACCTCTTGCATTGCATCCTCAGAAACCGTTGGTCGACGATGCACCGGCAGTAAATATTAGCAATATTAAGTTGGCCTCGCCACCGAGTTACAAATTAGGAGAACAAGTAGCGACAAGATTGGCTTATGGTACCGCTTTGGCTAAG CTggcgaaaaataattctcgtgTGATCGCCCTTGACGGTGATACGAAAAACTCTACGTACGCAGAAAAAATTAAGACCGTTGATCCAACGAAATTCATTGAATGTTTCATCGCTGAACAAAACCTTGTAGGAGTTGCTACAGGTGCAGCATGCAGAGACAGAACAGTGACGTTTGTGTCTGCCTTTGCTACTTTCTTCACCCGTGCATTTGATCAG ATTCGTATGGGTGCTATTTCGCAAACTAATGTAAACTTTGTGGGATCTCATTGTGGCGTATCTATCGGCGAGGACGGTCCCTCGCAAATGGGTCTGGAGGATATTGCAATGTTCCGGACGATTCCTAACAGCACTGTTTTCTATCCCAGCGATGCTGTTTCAACAGAACGTGCAATCGAATTGGCAGCCAACACAAAGGGTATCTGTTTTATCCGTACATCACGCCCGGCCACGGCAATCTTGTACAAAAACGAGGAACCGTTTGCTGCCGGCAAGGGTAAAGTAGTGAAATCCTCCGCCAAAGATCAAGTTCTCCTCGTTGGAGCTGGTGTAACTCTTCACGAAGCACTCAAAGCCGCCGATGAACTGTCTAAAGTCGGGATAAACGCGCGAGTTATCGATCCATTCACAATCAAACCTCTGGATGCCCAATTGATCGTGAAGAACGCTAAAGAAGTGGGTGGAAAGATCGTCACTGTCGAGGATCACTATCCCGAGGGTGGTCTTGGTGACGCAGTCTTGTCGGCGGTTGCCCTGGAACGAAACGTTGTAGTTAAAAAGTTGGCTGTGCCGGAAGTGCCCCGTTCTGGCCCCCCAGCCGTGCTGTTGGAAAAATACGGAATCAGCGCGAGCAAGATCGTCGCTGCCGTTAATGAAGTTCTAAAGTTGTAA
- the LOC144476598 gene encoding transketolase-like protein 2 isoform X2 — MVRDTNMEKLQDIATKLRILSIQATEASKSGHPTSCSSMAEIMSVLFFHTMRYKVSAPRDPSSDRFVLSKGHAAPILYAAWAEAGLFPASELGNLRKIDSDLEGHPTPRLNFVDVGTGSLGQGLSVAAGMAYVGKNFDKSNYRVYCLIGDGESAEGSIWEALHFCSYYKLDNLCAIFDINRLGQSEPTSLQHNMEIYRKRLEAFGFNALVVDGHDVEELAKAFHEAQNTKGRPTAILAKTFKGKYFPNIEDLENWHGKPLGTNANEVIQHLNGMLKNPGPLALHPQKPLVDDAPAVNISNIKLASPPSYKLGEQVATRLAYGTALAKLAKNNSRVIALDGDTKNSTYAEKIKTVDPTKFIECFIAEQNLVGVATGAACRDRTVTFVSAFATFFTRAFDQIRMGAISQTNVNFVGSHCGVSIGEDGPSQMGLEDIAMFRTIPNSTVFYPSDAVSTERAIELAANTKGICFIRTSRPATAILYKNEEPFAAGKGKVVKSSAKDQVLLVGAGVTLHEALKAADELSKVGINARVIDPFTIKPLDAQLIVKNAKEVGGKIVTVEDHYPEGGLGDAVLSAVALERNVVVKKLAVPEVPRSGPPAVLLEKYGISASKIVAAVNEVLKL; from the exons ATGGTCCGCGATACGAACATGGAAAAACTCCAAGATATTGCGACCAAGCTTCGCATTTTATCCATCCAAGCAACCGAGGCATCAAAGAGTGG TCACCCGACATCATGTTCGTCAATGGCAGAAATAATGTCCGTTTTATTCTTTCACACGATGCGTTACAAAGTGTCGGCACCACGCGATCCGAGCAGCGACCGATTCGTTCTGAGCAAAGGTCATGCAGCTCCTATCCTTTACGCAG CATGGGCTGAAGCTGGTCTTTTCCCAGCGAGCGAGTTGGGCAATTTAAGGAAAATTGACAGTGATTTGGAGGGGCACCCGACTCCAAGACTAAACTTCGTCGATGTGGGAACTGGTTCTTTGGGCCAAGGTCTTTCCGTGGCGGCAGGAATGGCCTATGTTGGAAAGAATTTCGATAAATCCAATTATCG CGTGTACTGTTTAATCGGTGATGGCGAATCGGCGGAAGGTTCGATTTGGGAGGCTCTTCATTTTTGTTCCTACTACAAGTTGGACAATCTCTGTGCCATTTTCGATATAAATCGTTTAGGTCAGAGCGAACCTACATCTCTTCAGCACAACATGGAAATTTACCGCAAGAGGCTCGAAGCTTTTGGATTTAATGCTTTGGTTGTTGACGGTCATGACGTTGAAGAATTAGCTAAG GCTTTCCACGAAGCACAAAACACAAAAGGACGTCCTACTGCTATTCTAGCAAAAACATTCAAGGGAAAATATTTCCCCAACATCGAAGACCTTGAGAATTGGCATGGCAAACCACTTGGGACTAACGCTAACGAAGTTATTCAa CACTTAAATGGAATGTTGAAGAATCCTGGACCTCTTGCATTGCATCCTCAGAAACCGTTGGTCGACGATGCACCGGCAGTAAATATTAGCAATATTAAGTTGGCCTCGCCACCGAGTTACAAATTAGGAGAACAAGTAGCGACAAGATTGGCTTATGGTACCGCTTTGGCTAAG CTggcgaaaaataattctcgtgTGATCGCCCTTGACGGTGATACGAAAAACTCTACGTACGCAGAAAAAATTAAGACCGTTGATCCAACGAAATTCATTGAATGTTTCATCGCTGAACAAAACCTTGTAGGAGTTGCTACAGGTGCAGCATGCAGAGACAGAACAGTGACGTTTGTGTCTGCCTTTGCTACTTTCTTCACCCGTGCATTTGATCAG ATTCGTATGGGTGCTATTTCGCAAACTAATGTAAACTTTGTGGGATCTCATTGTGGCGTATCTATCGGCGAGGACGGTCCCTCGCAAATGGGTCTGGAGGATATTGCAATGTTCCGGACGATTCCTAACAGCACTGTTTTCTATCCCAGCGATGCTGTTTCAACAGAACGTGCAATCGAATTGGCAGCCAACACAAAGGGTATCTGTTTTATCCGTACATCACGCCCGGCCACGGCAATCTTGTACAAAAACGAGGAACCGTTTGCTGCCGGCAAGGGTAAAGTAGTGAAATCCTCCGCCAAAGATCAAGTTCTCCTCGTTGGAGCTGGTGTAACTCTTCACGAAGCACTCAAAGCCGCCGATGAACTGTCTAAAGTCGGGATAAACGCGCGAGTTATCGATCCATTCACAATCAAACCTCTGGATGCCCAATTGATCGTGAAGAACGCTAAAGAAGTGGGTGGAAAGATCGTCACTGTCGAGGATCACTATCCCGAGGGTGGTCTTGGTGACGCAGTCTTGTCGGCGGTTGCCCTGGAACGAAACGTTGTAGTTAAAAAGTTGGCTGTGCCGGAAGTGCCCCGTTCTGGCCCCCCAGCCGTGCTGTTGGAAAAATACGGAATCAGCGCGAGCAAGATCGTCGCTGCCGTTAATGAAGTTCTAAAGTTGTAA
- the LOC144476599 gene encoding E3 ubiquitin-protein ligase SIAH1 translates to MSQLSVSTGKRGRSVASSSASTVSSLSSSTDLASLFECPVCFDYVLPPILQCQSGHLVCSACRPKLNCCPTCRGPLGNIRNLAMEKVAGNVMFPCKYSTSGCTVSLVHTEKADHEDACEFRPYSCPCPGASCKWQGSLEQVMSHLFMSHKSITTLQGEDIVFLATDINLPGAVDWVMMQSCFGHHFMLVLEKQEKYDGHQQFFAIVQLIGSRKQAENFAYRLELNGHKRRLTWEAMPRSIHEGVSSAILNSDCLVFDTSIAQLFADNGNLGINVTISMA, encoded by the exons ATGTCCCAACTAAGTGTTAGTACaggaaagagagggaggagtGTTGCAAGCTCCTCTGCATCAACTGTATCATCTCTAAGTAGCTCAACTGATTTGGCAAGCCTATTCGAATGTCCAGTTTGTTTTGATTATGTTCTTCCTCCAATTTTACAATGTCAGAGCGGACACCTTGTTTGTAGCGCTTGTCGACCAAAGCTTAACTGCTGTCCTACCTGTAGAGGTCCATTAG GTAATATTCGCAACTTGGCCATGGAAAAAGTGGCAGGCAATGTAATGTTTCCTTGCAAATATTCAACGAGTGGATGCACAGTCTCTTTGGTGCACACTGAAAAGGCAGATCACGAAGATGCATGTGAATTCCGTCCATACAGTTGTCCTTGCCCAGGTGCATCTTGCAAATGGCAGGGATCTCTTGAACAAGTTATGTCACATCTATTCATGAGTCACAAAAGTATTACGACTCTTCAAG GAGAAGATATTGTTTTTTTAGCAACAGATATTAATCTTCCTGGCGCTGTGGACTGGGTAATGATGCAATCCTGTTTTGGTCATCATTTTATGCTAGTGCTTGAGAAACAGGAAAAGTATGATGGACATCAACAGTTTTTTGCAATCGTTCAATTAATTGGATCGCGGAAGCAAGCAGAAAATTTCGCGTACAG ACTAGAATTAAACGGACATAAAAGGCGTCTGACATGGGAAGCTATGCCGCGTTCTATTCACGAAGGCGTTTCGTCcgcaattttaaattcagatTGCCTTGTGTTCGATACGTCTATTGCGCAATTGTTTGCCGATAATGGAAATTTAggaataaatgttacaatttcCATGGCATGA